In the genome of Silurus meridionalis isolate SWU-2019-XX chromosome 17, ASM1480568v1, whole genome shotgun sequence, the window gtctttttattttacccTCAGGTATGgtgtattatcttttttttgtcgtcattattattattattattgtgtgttcaTAAAATCAAAAAATAATGAGTTCAGACATGTGGCCATTTATTGAATATAATCTCAGTTCCACCTGAACTGTTGAGGTAAACGTTTTGTGACCGGATGAGCTGTGTAACCTATGCAACCTgcgtgtctttttattttacccTCAGTAAAACACAACGCATGGATGAACTCTAAAATGGTGTGAAGGTGGTCTTTTTTCGGGCGAATCTGACATGAGAACCAAGAGGGGTTACAATGGTGCCGTGATTCCCGCTCGTGGTCCACGTGGTGCTGATCATCGAGGAAGTGACGTTGCAGGATTCGTCTGGACGGTCGGACCGCGGTTGCCAGATTCTCCGGTTATAGACTCtttccctatttttttttttgacttcaCAATATAACCGATGGACATCGGACAGGTTGTTATAATTGAAAATCTTGTTTCTGCTTAATataaattgttgtttttgtttaacttagtgttttatttgaaaacCTTTTTGTGGATATCATCAAAGATGGCTGAGGGCGGCACAGGCCGGGGAAAATATCTGATGCAGTTTTCTGATACTAAGATAGGGTTAGGTGGTGTTAAGTATGAGCCCAATACTTGTGCATCAGGGGAAGGTTATGATATTAATCAGACTTTCCCCATCACGTCTACTCCTAAACCCTGTGTAGCGAAGGCATCTAGCGGGCGTGACACCAGTGAATTTGGTGCCTTGGTTGAAGAATTGGGTCGGAAGATTGGTGATTCAGTAACCGCCAGACTTTTATCGGGAGGTGGATTTGCTAGGACTTCTAGTGATAATAGCTCTGCAGGTTCTCAGTGTGCTACCCTTGATCTGTCACAGTTAAATGTTGTTTTGAAATCTGATGAGAAAGAACCACCTGTATTTAGGGGGGATGGTTCGGGGAAATGTAACATTCAGGAGTGGGTTGATATGATGCAGCGTTATTTACGGAAGAGAAACATCAACGTCACTGAACAAGCTGACGAGATAATCAGTCATCTCATGGGTAGGGCGAAAGACATAGTGAAGGTAGCTTTGCGTAGTAACTCTGCATTGGACAGCAAACATCACCCAGAAATAATCTATAGTATACTTAAGCAACACTTCAGCGAGGTGTCCTATTCTAGTATGCCACTAGCTGATTTTTATAGCACACTACCTAAACATGGTGAGAATCCTGTGGATTAC includes:
- the LOC124400339 gene encoding uncharacterized protein LOC124400339; translated protein: MAEGGTGRGKYLMQFSDTKIGLGGVKYEPNTCASGEGYDINQTFPITSTPKPCVAKASSGRDTSEFGALVEELGRKIGDSVTARLLSGGGFARTSSDNSSAGSQCATLDLSQLNVVLKSDEKEPPVFRGDGSGKCNIQEWVDMMQRYLRKRNINVTEQADEIISHLMGRAKDIVKVALRSNSALDSKHHPEIIYSILKQHFSEVSYSSMPLADFYSTLPKHGENPVDYWLRLNKAADIANECLGAQGRKMDNLNSEVAMMFVRNCPDTELARIFKLRPLESWTAKDVHELLDSFQREQKSRVSANVYSACQNAQISLQKCENVDIGPEAVLSCFKQGTTRPDEPKPEAVDRSGLNRMAEMLAQLLEVLKNKEENKPAYVPFGKTRGKRDVAFAATQHIPLLTIVDLITCVLNVMLLVIQNATVKNRLLLCVLFQVHLVIRETESPAFGEGECG